A single window of Nocardioides kongjuensis DNA harbors:
- a CDS encoding SNF2-related protein yields MSFVPVSGPATFRPGDPATIEFTDADGARRIALPVSAALPVLSRARSASDAHASVRLLSGAALLGLRLVAAGKVAPDEVGRAWRVGGLDPRDLDAVDRLARSFDADDVVVRAMLDAVADTLPRAAPIGRRPPGPEQPDEPQRTPDHFADRVRRRMAERRDDAVLPELVRVSLRVEADEEELVAGTVRVVLQVHDERDPLHVCDAALLWTAGPAEHGFGSRARVHASIALRAAADAWPVLDRLLGLAVPDQLTLDGEEIGSLLGHVGALRDARVDVHWPRSLGPELTTRAVLDRRRDGTGTTRGEELPLQESPFSTEGLFSFSWQVSLHGEALTSEEMAELAKAASPVIKLRGAWTVVDPTVAARARKRLIRKATGAQALAAALTGVTDLPGTGDEQPATTEVVVGASLLKVREQVLDAATRTPIPEPAGLAARLRDYQRHGLTWLADLTGLGLGACLADDMGLGKTITLISLHLHRLEAGVSKGGPTLVVCPASLLGNWEAEVERFAPGVPVRRFHGGSRSLDDLDGGFVLTTYGTLRRDADSLAEVAWDLVVADEAQHVKNSRTSTARALRRLPSRARVALTGTPVENDLTELWSILDWCVPGLLGTRQAFRRVWGAPIESGAEPTKARQFADLIGPFLLRRRKSDPGIAPELPPKTETDHLLGLTREQVVLYEAFVKDTMERIERADEETRRGLVLALLTGLKQICNHPAQFLKQSGAIRLTGRSEKLELLDELVATVLAEDGAVLVFTQYVALARLVEQHLTAVGIPHQFLHGGTPVRQREEMVRRFQAAQVPVFLLSLKAGGTGLNLTRADHVVHFDRWWNPAVEEQATDRAYRIGQTRPVQVHRMVTRGTIEERVAGLLDRKRQLADAVLARGDAALTELSNEELRDLVTLRRQAREAATEDQR; encoded by the coding sequence GTGAGCTTCGTTCCCGTCTCCGGACCTGCGACCTTCCGGCCCGGGGACCCCGCGACGATCGAGTTCACCGACGCCGACGGTGCGCGCCGGATCGCGCTGCCGGTGAGCGCGGCGCTGCCCGTGCTGAGCCGGGCGCGGTCGGCGTCCGACGCCCACGCCAGCGTGCGGCTGCTCAGCGGTGCGGCCCTGCTCGGCCTGCGCCTGGTCGCCGCCGGCAAGGTCGCGCCCGACGAGGTCGGCCGCGCGTGGCGGGTCGGGGGCCTCGACCCGCGCGACCTCGACGCGGTCGACCGCCTCGCGCGCTCCTTCGACGCCGATGACGTGGTGGTGCGCGCGATGCTGGACGCGGTCGCCGACACCCTGCCGCGCGCCGCACCGATCGGCCGCCGCCCCCCGGGGCCCGAGCAGCCGGATGAGCCGCAGCGGACCCCCGACCACTTCGCCGACCGGGTACGCCGGCGGATGGCCGAGCGCCGCGACGACGCCGTGCTGCCCGAGCTGGTGCGGGTCTCGCTGCGGGTCGAGGCCGACGAGGAGGAGCTGGTCGCCGGCACCGTCCGGGTGGTGCTGCAGGTCCACGACGAGCGCGACCCGCTGCACGTGTGTGACGCCGCGCTGCTGTGGACCGCGGGGCCGGCCGAGCACGGCTTCGGCAGCCGAGCGCGGGTGCACGCCAGCATCGCCCTGCGGGCCGCGGCCGACGCGTGGCCGGTTCTCGACCGGCTGCTGGGCCTCGCCGTCCCCGACCAGCTCACCCTCGACGGTGAGGAGATCGGCAGCCTGCTCGGCCACGTCGGCGCGCTCCGCGACGCCCGGGTCGACGTGCACTGGCCGCGCTCCCTCGGGCCCGAGCTGACCACTCGCGCGGTCCTCGACCGGCGTCGCGACGGCACGGGGACCACGCGTGGCGAGGAGCTGCCGCTCCAGGAGAGCCCGTTCTCCACCGAGGGGCTGTTCTCGTTCTCGTGGCAGGTCTCGCTGCACGGCGAGGCGCTGACCAGCGAGGAGATGGCCGAGCTGGCGAAGGCGGCCAGTCCCGTCATCAAGCTGCGCGGCGCCTGGACCGTGGTCGACCCGACGGTCGCCGCGCGCGCCCGCAAGCGACTGATCCGCAAGGCCACCGGCGCCCAGGCCCTGGCTGCCGCGCTCACCGGCGTCACCGACCTGCCGGGCACCGGCGACGAGCAGCCCGCCACCACCGAGGTCGTCGTCGGGGCCAGCCTGCTGAAGGTCCGCGAGCAGGTCCTCGACGCCGCGACCCGGACCCCGATCCCCGAGCCCGCGGGCCTCGCGGCCCGGCTGCGCGACTACCAGCGCCACGGCCTGACCTGGCTCGCCGACCTCACCGGCCTCGGCCTCGGTGCCTGCCTCGCCGACGACATGGGCCTCGGCAAGACGATCACCCTGATCTCGCTGCACCTGCACCGCCTCGAGGCAGGCGTGTCGAAGGGCGGCCCGACGCTCGTGGTCTGCCCGGCCAGCCTCCTCGGCAACTGGGAGGCCGAGGTCGAGCGGTTCGCGCCCGGCGTACCCGTCCGCCGGTTCCACGGCGGCTCCCGCTCCCTCGACGACCTCGACGGCGGGTTCGTGCTGACCACCTACGGCACCCTGCGCCGCGACGCCGACAGCCTCGCCGAGGTGGCCTGGGACCTGGTCGTCGCCGACGAGGCCCAGCACGTCAAGAACTCCCGTACGTCGACCGCCCGGGCCCTGCGCCGCCTGCCCAGCCGGGCGCGGGTCGCGCTGACCGGCACGCCCGTCGAGAACGACCTCACCGAGCTCTGGTCGATCCTCGACTGGTGCGTCCCGGGGCTCCTCGGCACTCGCCAGGCGTTCCGCCGGGTGTGGGGCGCGCCGATCGAGTCGGGCGCCGAGCCGACGAAGGCGCGGCAGTTCGCGGACCTGATCGGCCCGTTCCTGCTGCGCCGCCGCAAGTCCGACCCCGGCATCGCCCCCGAGCTGCCGCCGAAGACCGAGACCGACCACCTGCTCGGCCTGACCCGCGAGCAGGTCGTCCTCTACGAGGCGTTCGTCAAGGACACGATGGAGCGGATCGAGCGCGCCGACGAGGAGACCCGCCGCGGTCTGGTCCTCGCGCTGCTCACCGGCCTCAAGCAGATCTGCAACCACCCCGCCCAGTTCCTCAAGCAGTCCGGCGCGATCCGTCTCACCGGCCGCTCGGAGAAGCTCGAGCTCCTCGACGAGCTGGTCGCGACCGTGCTCGCCGAGGACGGCGCGGTCCTCGTCTTCACGCAGTACGTCGCGCTGGCCCGCCTCGTCGAGCAGCACCTGACGGCCGTCGGCATCCCCCACCAGTTCCTGCACGGCGGCACGCCGGTCCGTCAGCGCGAGGAGATGGTCCGCCGGTTCCAGGCGGCGCAGGTGCCCGTCTTCCTGCTCTCGCTCAAGGCCGGCGGCACCGGCCTGAACCTGACCCGTGCCGACCACGTCGTCCACTTCGACCGGTGGTGGAACCCCGCTGTCGAGGAGCAGGCCACCGACCGCGCGTACCGGATCGGCCAGACCCGGCCCGTGCAGGTGCACCGGATGGTCACCCGCGGCACGATCGAGGAACGGGTGGCGGGCCTGCTCGACCGCAAGCGCCAGCTCGCCGACGCCGTCCTGGCTCGCGGCGACGCCGCGCTCACCGAGCTGAGCAACGAGGAGCTGCGCGACCTGGTGACCCTGCGCCGCCAGGCCCGCGAGGCAGCGACGGAGGATCAGCGATGA
- a CDS encoding RecQ family ATP-dependent DNA helicase, whose amino-acid sequence MDTRAPTDAAVRTRAEEHLRALVGRPDATLYDDQWAAIAALVVDRRRALVVQRTGWGKSAVYFVATLLLREQGSGPTVIISPLLALMRNQIAAAERAGIRAVTVNSTNMEQWDEVHRAIAAGEVDVLLVSPERLNNPGFRDEVLPRLAATCGLLVVDEAHCISDWGHDFRPDYRRIRTLLRELPDGIPVLATTATANQRVTDDVAEQLDGAARVSGDAKATTFPEVASRRAAGRGGDALVLRGSLDRASLRLGVVRLSTAEQRLAWLADHLAEQPGSGIVYCLTVAATQEVADYLRSRGHRVAAYSGQTEQTERLALEQALVDGEVKALVATSALGMGFDAALGFVVNLGAPNSPVAYYQQVGRAGRGTVDDATVVLLPAVEDRDIWAYFASLAFPREELVRETLAVLAEEGRALSTAALEPRVDLSRNRLETMLKVLDVDGAVRRVKGGWESTGQPWSYDAERYERVAAARQAEQQAMLDYLRSDECRMRYLRRQLDDPAVLADPEWRCGRCDNCGGLGLSTEVSAAAVEEAADRIARPGVPIEPRKLWPTGLGAIGVDRSGRIKQPAEEGRAIARLTDLGHGAALRGLFAVDAPDGPVPDPLARAMVTLLHDWQPRVDAIVVAASERRSQLTADLANGLSRFLQVPVVGRWDVVDLSVGPDRGATNSAQRVAAVSRRCALRLDDPTVVRDRRVLLVDDRVVTGWSLTLAAEALHEAGAAAVVPLVLGVSS is encoded by the coding sequence ATGGACACCCGGGCCCCCACCGACGCCGCCGTCCGCACCCGCGCCGAGGAGCACCTCCGGGCGCTGGTCGGCCGCCCCGACGCGACGTTGTACGACGACCAGTGGGCCGCGATCGCCGCGCTGGTCGTCGACCGGCGGCGCGCCCTGGTCGTCCAGCGCACGGGCTGGGGCAAGTCCGCGGTCTACTTCGTGGCGACCCTGCTGCTGCGTGAGCAGGGGAGCGGGCCGACGGTGATCATCTCGCCGCTGCTGGCCCTGATGCGCAACCAGATCGCTGCGGCCGAGCGCGCCGGCATCCGGGCGGTGACCGTCAACTCGACCAACATGGAGCAGTGGGACGAGGTCCACCGCGCGATCGCCGCCGGCGAGGTCGACGTCCTCCTGGTCAGCCCCGAGCGTCTCAACAACCCGGGCTTCCGCGACGAGGTGCTGCCCCGGCTCGCGGCCACCTGCGGCCTGCTGGTCGTCGACGAGGCGCACTGCATCTCCGACTGGGGCCACGACTTCCGGCCCGACTACCGACGCATCCGGACCCTGCTGCGCGAGCTCCCCGACGGCATCCCGGTGCTCGCCACCACCGCCACCGCCAACCAGCGCGTCACCGACGACGTCGCGGAGCAGTTGGACGGGGCCGCGCGCGTCTCCGGCGACGCGAAGGCCACCACGTTCCCGGAGGTCGCCTCCCGCCGCGCTGCCGGCCGTGGCGGCGACGCCCTCGTCCTGCGCGGCTCCCTGGACCGGGCGTCCCTGCGCCTCGGCGTGGTCCGGCTGAGCACCGCCGAGCAGCGGCTGGCCTGGCTGGCCGACCACCTCGCCGAGCAGCCCGGCAGCGGCATCGTCTACTGCCTGACCGTCGCGGCCACCCAGGAGGTCGCCGACTACCTGCGCTCCCGGGGGCACCGGGTGGCGGCGTACTCCGGCCAGACCGAGCAGACCGAGCGGCTCGCGCTGGAGCAGGCCCTGGTCGACGGGGAGGTCAAGGCGCTGGTGGCGACCAGCGCGCTCGGGATGGGCTTCGACGCGGCGCTCGGGTTCGTGGTCAACCTGGGGGCGCCCAACAGCCCGGTGGCCTACTACCAGCAGGTCGGTCGCGCGGGCCGCGGCACGGTCGACGACGCCACGGTGGTCCTGCTGCCGGCCGTCGAGGACCGCGACATCTGGGCCTACTTCGCCTCGCTCGCGTTCCCGCGCGAGGAGCTCGTCCGCGAGACGCTCGCGGTGCTGGCCGAGGAGGGGCGGGCGCTCAGCACGGCCGCGCTCGAGCCCCGCGTCGACCTGTCCCGCAACCGGCTCGAGACCATGCTCAAGGTGCTCGACGTCGACGGTGCCGTACGCCGGGTCAAGGGCGGCTGGGAGTCCACCGGGCAGCCGTGGTCCTACGACGCCGAGCGCTACGAGCGGGTCGCGGCGGCGCGCCAGGCCGAGCAGCAGGCGATGCTCGACTACCTGCGCAGCGACGAGTGCCGGATGCGCTACCTGCGCCGCCAGCTCGACGACCCCGCGGTGCTAGCCGACCCGGAGTGGCGCTGCGGCAGGTGCGACAACTGCGGCGGCCTCGGCCTGTCGACCGAGGTGTCCGCCGCCGCGGTCGAGGAGGCCGCCGACCGGATCGCCCGCCCCGGCGTCCCGATCGAGCCACGCAAGCTGTGGCCGACCGGCCTCGGGGCGATCGGGGTCGACCGGTCCGGACGGATCAAGCAGCCGGCCGAGGAGGGCCGGGCCATCGCGCGGCTCACCGACCTCGGCCACGGCGCCGCGCTGCGCGGGCTGTTCGCGGTCGACGCACCGGACGGGCCGGTGCCCGACCCGCTGGCGCGGGCGATGGTCACCCTGCTGCACGACTGGCAGCCACGGGTCGACGCGATCGTGGTGGCCGCCTCCGAGCGCAGGTCCCAGCTGACTGCCGACCTCGCCAACGGCCTGTCCCGTTTCCTGCAGGTGCCGGTCGTCGGACGATGGGACGTCGTCGACCTCTCGGTCGGCCCGGACCGGGGTGCCACCAACTCCGCCCAGCGGGTGGCCGCGGTCAGCCGGCGGTGCGCGCTGCGGCTCGACGACCCGACGGTGGTGCGGGACCGTCGGGTGCTGCTGGTCGACGACCGGGTGGTCACGGGGTGGTCGCTGACCCTGGCGGCCGAGGCGCTCCACGAGGCGGGTGCTGCCGCCGTCGTGCCGCTGGTGCTGGGGGTGAGCTCCTAG
- a CDS encoding M13-type metalloendopeptidase, which produces MSILDDARPGMDLDIRPQDDLFGHVNGTWLTESEIPSDRSSWGPFVQLADQAEEDVRAIITELAETAGASGDEDARKIADLFNSFMDTERVEAAGIAPAQPLVDAVAGLRDVRDVAAFLGEFERIGGYGLFGSYIDTDSRKSDRYLFHVVQGGLGLPDESYYRDDKFADIRTAYVAYLARLLTLGGHAEPEAAAQRILALDTELAKGHWERAETRDVQKTYNLMTAEELKALCPAFDWDAYITNLGGHLDGAHATIAEVVVKQPSYLEHLSGVLESEPIEAWRDWFLSRVLRSAAPYLSDAFVETNFDFYGRTLSGTPELRARWKRAVSFVEGAMGEAVGKEYVARHFPPASKAMMDELVANLLAAYRQSISKLDWMGEETKERAYEKLATFRPKIGYPERFRDYSALVVVPDDLVANAQAAAGFETDRQLAKIGSPVDRDEWFMLPQTVNAYYNPGTNEICFPAGILQKPFFSPDAELAENYGGIGAVIGHEVGHGFDDQGAQYDGDGNLNDWWTADDKAAFEVKSKALIAQYDAFSPRNLPGEHVNGALTVGENIGDLGGLTIAHTAFQIAQGGSASLEDRTKLFLNWAYVWRTKRRLEQEQQYLTIDPHSPPEFRANIVRNLDEFHEVFGTAPGDGLWLDPEDRVRIW; this is translated from the coding sequence GTGAGCATCCTCGACGACGCCCGTCCGGGCATGGACCTCGACATCCGCCCCCAGGACGACCTCTTCGGCCACGTCAACGGCACCTGGCTGACCGAGTCCGAGATCCCCTCCGACCGGTCGAGCTGGGGCCCCTTCGTCCAGCTCGCCGACCAGGCGGAGGAGGACGTGCGGGCGATCATCACCGAGCTGGCCGAGACTGCCGGCGCCAGCGGCGACGAGGACGCGCGCAAGATCGCCGACCTGTTCAACTCCTTCATGGACACCGAGCGGGTCGAGGCGGCCGGCATCGCGCCGGCCCAGCCGCTGGTCGACGCCGTCGCCGGGCTGCGCGACGTCCGTGACGTCGCCGCCTTCCTCGGCGAGTTCGAGCGGATCGGCGGCTACGGCCTGTTCGGGTCCTACATCGACACCGACAGCCGCAAGTCCGACCGCTACCTGTTCCACGTGGTGCAGGGCGGGCTCGGCCTCCCGGACGAGTCCTACTACCGCGACGACAAGTTCGCCGACATCCGCACGGCGTACGTCGCCTACCTCGCCCGGCTGCTCACGCTCGGCGGCCACGCCGAGCCGGAGGCTGCCGCCCAGCGGATCCTCGCCCTCGACACCGAGCTCGCCAAGGGCCACTGGGAGCGCGCCGAGACGCGCGACGTCCAGAAGACCTACAACCTGATGACGGCCGAGGAGCTGAAGGCGCTGTGCCCGGCGTTCGACTGGGACGCCTACATCACCAACCTCGGCGGCCACCTCGACGGCGCGCACGCGACGATCGCTGAGGTCGTGGTCAAGCAGCCGTCGTACCTCGAGCACCTCTCCGGTGTCCTCGAGTCCGAGCCGATCGAGGCCTGGCGCGACTGGTTCCTCTCGCGCGTGCTGCGCTCCGCGGCGCCGTACCTGTCCGACGCGTTCGTCGAGACCAACTTCGACTTCTACGGCCGCACGCTGTCCGGCACGCCCGAGCTGCGGGCTCGCTGGAAGCGCGCGGTGTCCTTCGTCGAGGGCGCGATGGGGGAGGCGGTCGGCAAGGAGTACGTCGCCCGCCACTTCCCGCCCGCCAGCAAGGCGATGATGGACGAGCTGGTCGCCAACCTGCTCGCGGCGTACCGCCAGTCGATCAGCAAGCTCGACTGGATGGGCGAGGAGACCAAGGAGCGGGCCTACGAGAAGCTCGCGACCTTCCGTCCCAAGATCGGCTACCCGGAGAGGTTCCGCGACTACAGCGCGTTGGTCGTCGTCCCCGACGACCTGGTGGCCAACGCCCAGGCCGCCGCCGGCTTCGAGACCGACCGCCAGCTCGCCAAGATCGGCTCGCCGGTCGACCGCGACGAGTGGTTCATGCTCCCGCAGACCGTCAACGCCTACTACAACCCGGGGACCAACGAGATCTGCTTCCCGGCCGGGATCCTGCAGAAGCCGTTCTTCTCCCCCGATGCCGAGCTCGCCGAGAACTACGGGGGCATCGGCGCGGTCATCGGTCACGAGGTCGGCCACGGCTTCGACGACCAGGGCGCGCAGTACGACGGCGACGGCAACCTCAACGACTGGTGGACCGCCGACGACAAGGCCGCCTTCGAGGTGAAGTCCAAGGCGCTGATCGCCCAGTACGACGCCTTCTCGCCGCGCAACCTGCCCGGTGAGCACGTCAACGGCGCGCTCACGGTCGGCGAGAACATCGGCGACCTGGGCGGCCTCACGATCGCCCACACGGCGTTCCAGATCGCGCAGGGCGGCTCCGCCTCGCTCGAGGACCGCACGAAGCTGTTCCTCAACTGGGCCTACGTGTGGCGCACCAAGCGTCGCCTCGAGCAGGAGCAGCAGTACCTCACCATCGACCCGCACAGCCCGCCGGAGTTCCGCGCCAACATCGTGCGCAACCTCGACGAGTTCCACGAGGTGTTCGGCACCGCGCCCGGTGACGGGCTGTGGCTGGACCCCGAGGACCGGGTCCGCATCTGGTGA